The Punica granatum isolate Tunisia-2019 chromosome 4, ASM765513v2, whole genome shotgun sequence genome has a window encoding:
- the LOC116203490 gene encoding cold-regulated 413 inner membrane protein 2, chloroplastic-like, whose protein sequence is MAATTLTLSSPNALFPSKAVARSKAPALSLRPSPSHGFSSLSFSRSSSSFSFNPLRVSIEQKGMAMKKKPGRGGAAGAVCYVAVLSPRNLQWVSAASTLVLTLAKGTAIQKSFLVPFFAIQAPTSIISWMKSEYGAWAAFLALLVRLFLHIPGELELPFMALLLVIVAPHQAIGLRGTKEGAIIALLIAIYLAFQHFSRTGLQKAFDQGSVVATVGIFGISIASFLFLI, encoded by the exons ATGGCCGCCACCACTCTCACTCTGTCATCCCCGAACGCGCTCTTCCCCTCCAAGGCGGTTGCCAGAAGCAAGGCGCCCGCTCTCTCTCTGCGGCCATCGCCGTCTCACGGATTCAGTAGCTTGAGCTTCAGCCGCAGCTCATCGTCCTTCAGTTTCAATCCTCTCAG GGTTTCGATTGAGCAGAAGGGAATGGcgatgaagaagaagccgGGCAGGGGAGGGGCTGCCGGTGCTGTTTGCTATGTGGCGGTTCTCAGTCCTCGCAATCTCCAGTGGGTCTCTGCTGCATCTACTCT AGTTTTGACGCTTGCTAAGGGGACTGCCATTCAGAAATCGTTCCTTGTTCCATTTTTCGCTATACAAGCACCTACAAGTATCATCTCATGGATGAA GAGTGAATATGGTGCCTGGGCTGCATTCTTGGCACTTCTTGTCCGTCTGTTCTTGCATATTCCTG GGGAACTGGAGTTGCCATTCATGGCATTGCTACTGGTGATTGTGGCCCCTCATCAGGCTATAGGTTTAAG GGGAACTAAAGAAGGTGCTATTATTGCTTTGTTGATCGCTATATATCTGGCTTTTCAGCACTTTTCGCGAACTGGGTTGCAGAAAGCCTTTGACCAAGGTTCAGTTGTGGCCACAGTAGGCATCTTTGGCATCTCAATTGCGTCCTTCTTATTCTTGATCTGA
- the LOC116203489 gene encoding uncharacterized protein PB18E9.04c-like isoform X1 produces MVSQKLEKQDYQPLLLLDNLCSMYLLHQAFHLIETDKIESKNILIPGHGSHRVVTRLLVSHKFFVSPLPMGRILKSEVSLIENWFVFSCSAGLGAAEEPPPASTQIDKPYQENKISISSSALVTQRDSVPIINPTTPTTTPIVNPSSSPPPVPSSPTFANPSPTFANPSPTFATPSPTFATPTSPAAATTPTTSSGGAWCIASPSASETALQVALDYACGYGGADCSAIQSGGSCYDPNNVRDHASYAFNDYYQKNPAPTSCDFGGTAQLSHTDPSHGSCRFASSKTSSPATPTPVTPTPVTTTPSVPSPPSPTFMTPTTTEPGVPFGVAEPTGLPSSTNHATCSLLVLLITTGLILAADYL; encoded by the exons ATGGTTTCACAAAAACTGGAAAAGCAGGATTACCAGCCTCTGCTATTGTTGGACAATCTTTGTTCTATGTACTTGTTGCATCAAGCTTTTCACCTTATAGAAACTGATAAGATAGAAAGCAAAAATATACTCATACCAGGACATGGATCTCACAGAGTGGTCACTCGACTTCTGGTCTCTCATAAGTTCTTCGTCAGTCCTCTTCCTATGGGGAGAATCTTGAAATCTGAGGTCAGCCTCATCGAGAATTGGTTTGTGTTCTCATGCTCTGCAGGTCTGGGAGCAGCAGAGGAACCTCCTCCTGCATCAACACAGATAGACAAGCCATATCAGGAGAACAAGATCTCAATATCATCTTCTGCATTAGTCACTCAAAGAGACTCAGTCCCGATAATTAACCCTACAACACCAACCACCACTCCCATTGTAAACCCATCATCATCCCCACCACCAGTCCCCTCGTCACCCACATTTGCAAATCCATCACCCACATTTGCAAATCCATCACCCACATTTGCAACGCCATCACCCACATTTGCAACACCTACTAGCCCAGCTGCAGCCACGACTCCTACTACATCCTCAGGTGGGGCTTGGTGTATTGCAAGCCCGAGTGCTTCTGAGACTGCGTTGCAAGTAGCTCTGGACTATGCTTGTGGCTACGGAGGTGCAGACTGTTCAGCAATTCAATCCGGAGGAAGCTGTTATGACCCCAATAATGTGCGAGACCATGCTTCCTATGCCTTCAATGATTACTACCAGAAGAACCCAGCTCCCACGAGTTGTGATTTTGGAGGAACAGCTCAACTATCTCACACCGACCCAA GTCATGGCAGCTGTCGTTTTGCATCTTCCAA GACAAGCTCACCAGCTACACCTACACCAGTTACACCAACGCCAGTAACAACAACACCAAGTGTCCCTTCACCACCTTCACCAACCTTCATGACACCAACAACAACAGAGCCCGGGGTACCTTTTGGAGTTGCAGAGCCAACAGGACTGCCCAGCTCAACCAACCACGCTACGTGTAGCTTACTGGTTCTCCTCATCACGACTGGTCTAATTCTTGCAGCAGATTATCTCTAG
- the LOC116203489 gene encoding PLASMODESMATA CALLOSE-BINDING PROTEIN 4-like isoform X2: protein MDSITLRAFGFSLLCLCFCSGLGAAEEPPPASTQIDKPYQENKISISSSALVTQRDSVPIINPTTPTTTPIVNPSSSPPPVPSSPTFANPSPTFANPSPTFATPSPTFATPTSPAAATTPTTSSGGAWCIASPSASETALQVALDYACGYGGADCSAIQSGGSCYDPNNVRDHASYAFNDYYQKNPAPTSCDFGGTAQLSHTDPSHGSCRFASSKTSSPATPTPVTPTPVTTTPSVPSPPSPTFMTPTTTEPGVPFGVAEPTGLPSSTNHATCSLLVLLITTGLILAADYL from the exons ATGGATTCCATCACTCTTCGGGCCTTTGGCTTCTCCCTCCTGTGCCTTTGCTTCTGTTCAG GTCTGGGAGCAGCAGAGGAACCTCCTCCTGCATCAACACAGATAGACAAGCCATATCAGGAGAACAAGATCTCAATATCATCTTCTGCATTAGTCACTCAAAGAGACTCAGTCCCGATAATTAACCCTACAACACCAACCACCACTCCCATTGTAAACCCATCATCATCCCCACCACCAGTCCCCTCGTCACCCACATTTGCAAATCCATCACCCACATTTGCAAATCCATCACCCACATTTGCAACGCCATCACCCACATTTGCAACACCTACTAGCCCAGCTGCAGCCACGACTCCTACTACATCCTCAGGTGGGGCTTGGTGTATTGCAAGCCCGAGTGCTTCTGAGACTGCGTTGCAAGTAGCTCTGGACTATGCTTGTGGCTACGGAGGTGCAGACTGTTCAGCAATTCAATCCGGAGGAAGCTGTTATGACCCCAATAATGTGCGAGACCATGCTTCCTATGCCTTCAATGATTACTACCAGAAGAACCCAGCTCCCACGAGTTGTGATTTTGGAGGAACAGCTCAACTATCTCACACCGACCCAA GTCATGGCAGCTGTCGTTTTGCATCTTCCAA GACAAGCTCACCAGCTACACCTACACCAGTTACACCAACGCCAGTAACAACAACACCAAGTGTCCCTTCACCACCTTCACCAACCTTCATGACACCAACAACAACAGAGCCCGGGGTACCTTTTGGAGTTGCAGAGCCAACAGGACTGCCCAGCTCAACCAACCACGCTACGTGTAGCTTACTGGTTCTCCTCATCACGACTGGTCTAATTCTTGCAGCAGATTATCTCTAG